Proteins encoded within one genomic window of Panicum virgatum strain AP13 chromosome 1N, P.virgatum_v5, whole genome shotgun sequence:
- the LOC120657073 gene encoding transmembrane 9 superfamily member 12-like, whose product MVAKMPSSRWISASLLVMLLSMHPAVHAFYLPGTFMHTYSPGEAIWAKVNSLTSIETELPFSYYSLPYCKPPEGVKKSAENLGEILMGDQIDNSPYRFRVNVNESVYLCTTDLLTKDQAELLKKRARNLYQVNMVLDNLPVMRFTEQNGVTIQWTGFPVGYNPTGSNEDYIINHLKFRVLVHQYQAQGDVVVTSEDGVAMVESDRKSGFQIVGFEVVPCSVRRDPEAMSKLKMYDKVDSVNCPLELEKSQAIHENDRITFTYEVEYVKSNIKWPSRWDAYLKMDGAKVHWFSIMNSMMVVFFLAGIVFVIFLRTVRRDLTRYEEMDKEAQAQMNEELSGWKLVVGDVFREPCCSKLLCVMVADGIQITGMAVVTIVFAALGFLSPASRGMLLTGMIILYLFLGIIAGYVGVRVWRTIKGTSEGWKSVAWLTSCFFPGIVFIILTVLNSILWGKKSTGALPISLFFTLLALWFCISVPLTLIGGLLGTRAASIDYPVRTNQIPREIPERKFPSWLLVLGAGTLPFGTLFIELFFILSSIWLGRFYYVFGFLFIVLFLLVIVCGEVSLVLTYMHLCVEDWKWWWKAFFASGSVAFYVFLYSINYLVFDLRSLSGPVSATLYLGYSLIMALAIMLSTGAIGFLLSFYFVHYLFSSVKID is encoded by the coding sequence ATGGTTGCCAAGATGCCGTCATCCAGATGGATCTCGGCCTCCCTGCTCGTCATGCTCCTGAGCATGCACCCAGCTGTGCACGCCTTCTACCTCCCCGGCACCTTCATGCACACCTACTCCCCCGGAGAGGCGATCTGGGCCAAGGTTAACTCCCTCACCTCCATTGAGACTGAGCTGCCCTTCAGCTACTACAGCCTGCCATACTGCAAGCCTCCGGAAGGTGTCAAGAAGAGTGCTGAGAACCTTGGTGAGATCCTCATGGGTGACCAAATTGACAACTCGCCATACCGCTTCCGTGTCAATGTCAATGAATCTGTATACCTCTGCACCACGGACCTGCTCACCAAGGACCAGGCTGAGCTGCTCAAGAAGAGGGCGCGGAATCTGTACCAGGTCAACATGGTCCTGGACAATTTGCCAGTCATGCGGTTCACCGAGCAGAACGGGGTGACAATCCAGTGGACTGGGTTCCCAGTGGGGTACAACCCGACAGGGAGCAATGAGGATTATATCATTAACCACCTCAAGTTCAGAGTCTTGGTCCATCAATACCAGGCGCAGGGTGATGTGGTGGTCACAAGTGAGGATGGTGTTGCAATGGTTGAGTCTGACCGCAAGAGTGGGTTCCAGATTGTTGGATTTGAGGTCGTGCCTTGCAGTGTGAGGCGTGATCCTGAGGCCATGTCTAAGCTCAAGATGTACGACAAGGTTGACTCCGTGAATTGCCCATTGGAGCTTGAGAAATCTCAGGCGATCCATGAGAATGATCGGATTACATTTACCTATGAGGTTGAGTATGTCAAGAGCAACATCAAGTGGCCGTCAAGGTGGGATGCTTACCTGAAGATGGATGGTGCCAAGGTGCACTGGTTCTCGATTATGAACTCAATGATGGTCGTCTTCTTCCTGGCTGGAATTGTGTTTGTCATATTCTTGAGGACTGTCCGCAGAGATCTGACAAGGTATGAGGAGATGGACAAGGAAGCACAAGCTCAGATGAATGAGGAGCTCTCAGGATGGAAACTTGTTGTTGGTGATGTCTTCAGAGAGCCCTGCTGCTCAAAGCTGTTGTGTGTTATGGTCGCTGATGGTATCCAGATCACTGGTATGGCAGTTGTTACAATTGTGTTTGCTGCTCTGGGATTCCTCTCACCTGCTTCCAGGGGAATGCTCCTGACTGGAATGATCATTCTCTACCTCTTCCTTGGTATCATTGCTGGATATGTTGGTGTCCGTGTTTGGAGGACTATCAAAGGAACCTCAGAAGGGTGGAAATCTGTTGCCTGGCTGACTTCCTGCTTCTTCCCTGGCATTGTTTTCATCATCCTCACTGTGCTGAACTCCATTCTGTGGGGCAAGAAGAGCACTGGCGCTCTACCCATCTCATTGTTCTTCACCCTCCTGGCCCTGTGGTTCTGCATCTCTGTGCCACTCACACTTATTGGAGGCTTGCTAGGCACACGGGCAGCAAGCATTGATTACCCTGTCCGCACCAACCAGATTCCACGGGAGATCCCTGAGCGCAAGTTCCCCTCATGGCTGCTTGTGCTCGGTGCGGGAACTTTACCCTTCGGTACTCTCTTCATTGAGCTCTTCTTCATCCTCTCCAGCATTTGGTTGGGAAGATTCTACTATGTCTTTGGCTTCCTGTTCATTGTCCTCTTCCTGCTGGTCATAGTCTGTGGTGAGGTTTCTCTTGTCCTAACCTACATGCACCTATGCGTTGAGGACTGGAAATGGTGGTGGAAGGCCTTCTTTGCTTCAGGTTCTGTAGCATTCTATGTTTTCCTCTACTCGATCAACTACTTGGTGTTCGACCTCAGGAGCCTGAGTGGACCAGTCTCTGCAACACTCTACCTTGGCTACTCCCTGATCATGGCTCTTGCAATCATGCTCTCCACTGGTGCCATTGGCTTCCTGCTATCATTCTACTTCGTCCACTACCTCTTTTCATCTGTTAAGATTGACTAG
- the LOC120657074 gene encoding probable amino acid permease 7: MGSGGGGGGGGGDRQAQPLLGKLSESSYGSSGEHLVKRTGTVWTAMAHIITAVIGSGVLSLAWSVAQLGWVGGPAAMVFFAGVTAVQSSLIADCYISHDPERGVVRNRSYVDAVRLYLGEKSHLFCSFFLNFSLFGTGVVYTLTSATSMRAIQRSNCYHSDGHDAPCSVGGDGYYMLLFGLAQVVLSQIPGFHDMAGLSVFAAVMSFFYAFVGVGLGLAKVIANGVIMGGIGGIPMVSPAQKVWRVSQALGDILFAYPFSLVLLEIEDTLRSPPPENETMKTATRASIVITAFFYLCCGCLGYAAFGDGTPGNLLTGFGFYEPYWLIDLANLCIVLHLLGGYQVYTQPVFGFADRHLGGAAAEVPVPVPLLGARRVNVFRLCFRTAYVAVTTALAVLFPYFNQVIGLLGAFTFWPLAIYFPVEMYLARNKVAPWTKQWLAIHGFSSVCLLISAFASVGSAVGVFGSETS; encoded by the exons ATGGggtcaggaggaggaggaggaggaggaggaggcgaccggCAAGCGCAGCCGCTGCTCGGCAAGCTCTCGGAGTCATCGTACGGCTCGTCCGGCGAGCACCTGGTCAAGAGAACCG GCACGGTATGGACGGCCATGGCACACATCATCACGGCGGTGATCGGCTCCGGCGTGCTGTCGCTGGCGTGGAGCGTGGCGCAGCTGGGCTGGGTGGGCgggccggcggccatggtgttCTTCGCCGGCGTCACCGCGGTGCAGTCCTCCCTGATCGCCGACTGCTACATTTCCCACGACCCGGAGCGCGGCGTCGTCAGGAACCGGTCGTACGTCGACGCCGTGCGGCTCTACCTAG GTGAGAAGAGCCATTTGTTCTGCAGTTTCTTCCTCAACTTCAGCCTGTTTGGCACCGGGGTGGTGTACACGCTCACCTCCGCCACCAGTATGAG GGCGATCCAGAGGTCCAACTGCTACCACAGTGACGGCCACGACGCGCCGTGCTCCGTGGGAGGGGACGGCTACTACATGCTCCTCTTCGGCCTCGCGCAGGTGGTCCTGTCGCAGATACCCGGCTTCCACGATATGGCGGGGCTCTCCGTCTTCGCCGCCGTCATGTCCTTCTTCTACGCCTTCGTCGGCGTCGGCCTCGGGCTCGCCAAGGTCATCG CGAACGGGGTGATCATGGGCGGCATCGGAGGCATCCCCATGGTGTCCCCGGCGCAGAAGGTGTGGCGAGTCTCGCAGGCCCTCGGGGACATCCTGTTCGCCTACCCCTTCTCCCTGGTGCTGCTGGAGATAGAG GACACGctgaggtcgccgccgccggagaacgAGACGATGAAGACGGCGACGAGGGCGAGCATCGTGATCACCGCCTTCTTCTACCTCTGCTGCGGGTGCCTCGGCTACGCGGCGTTCGGCGACGGCACCCCGGGCAACCTCCTCACCGGCTTCGGCTTCTACGAGCCCTACTGGCTCATCGACCTCGCCAACCTCTGCATCGTCCTCCACCTCCTCGGCGGCTACCAGGTGTACACGCAGCCGGTGTTCGGCTTCGCCGACCGGCACTTGGGCGGGGCCGCGGCCgaggtgccggtgccggtgccgctgCTGGGCGCGCGCCGCGTGAACGTGTTCCGGCTGTGCTTCCGGACGGCGTACGTGGCGGTGACCACGGCGCTGGCCGTGTTGTTCCCGTACTTCAACCAGGTCATCGGGCTGCTCGGCGCCTTCACCTTCTGGCCGCTCGCCATCTACTTCCCCGTGGAGATGTACCTCGCGAGGAACAAGGTGGCACCGTGGACCAAGCAGTGGCTCGCCATCCACGGATTCAGCTCCGTCTGCCTGCTCATCAGCGCGTTCGCCTCCGTCGGATCCGCCGTGGGGGTGTTTGGGTCCGAGACGAGCTGA
- the LOC120657075 gene encoding ADP-ribosylation factor GTPase-activating protein AGD12-like, whose amino-acid sequence MSTANRYQHIKSTKPVVGKAKKLKDLMIKSDNRICADCGAPDPKWASATIGVFLCLKCGDVHRALGPDVSKVLSVTLDDWSDSDIDSMLEVGGNSYANSIYEAFLPKDHPKPKPDSTMEYRTKFIRAKYETQDFLKPSLRISSRSSFKSTTSTKSVDSSFSSTSRKDVSEDTREFVGELNITVVKGTNLAVRDMLTSDPYVVLSLGAQREQTTVKSSDLNPVWNEVLKISVPRNHGPLKLEVYDHDTFSADDIMGEAEIDLQPMITAVMAFGDTSRLGDMQIGRWFMTKDNALVKDSTVNVVGGKVKQEVHLKLQNVESGELELELEWVPI is encoded by the exons ATGAGTACTGCTAATCGTTATCAACACATCAAGTCAACCAAGCCTGTTGTAG GCAAAGCAAAAAAATTGAAGGATCTCATGATAAAAAGTGACAATAGGATATGTGCTGATTGTGGTGCACCTGATCCCAAATGGGC GTCTGCTACTATTGGAGTATTTCTTTGCTTAAAGTGTGGAGATGTTCATAGGGCACTTGGACCTGACGTTTCAAAG GTTTTATCTGTAACTTTGGACGATTGGTCCGATAGTGATATTGACTCTATGCTCGAGGTTGGTGGAAACTCATATGCAAATTCAATTTATGAGGCTTTTCTTCCAAAAGATCACCCAAAACCTAAACCAGATTCGACGATGGAGTATAGAACAAAATTTATAAG GGCTAAGTATGAGACTCAAGATTTTTTGAAGCCAAGTTTGCGCATTTCTTCAAGATCATCGTTTAAATCCACCACTTCTACAAAGAGTGTGGATAGCAGTTTCTCTAGCACTTCAAGAAAGGATGTCTCT GAAGATACGAGAGAATTTGTTGGTGAGCTGAACATTACCGTGGTGAAAGGTACTAACTTGGCCGTCCGAGATATGCTAACAAGTGATCCATATGTTGTTTTATCACTTGGAGCGCAG AGAGAACAAACGACGGTTAAATCGAGTGATCTGAATCCAGTATGGAATGAGGTGCTTAAGATATCTGTACCTCGAAATCATGGACCTCTAAAACTc GAAGTGTATGATCATGATACATTCTCTGCCGATGATATCATGGGTGAAGCAGAGATAGATCTCCAGCCAATGATCACAGCTGTCATGGCCTTTGGAGATACTTCACGCCTTGGCGACATGCAGATTGGAAGGTGGTTCATGACCAAAGACAACGCCCTGGTTAAAGATAGCACTGTCAATGTTGTGGGGGGCAAGGTAAAACAGGAGGTGCACCTAAAGCTGCAGAACGTAGAATCAGGTGAGTTGGAGTTAGAACTGGAATGGGTCCCGATCTAG